The Mycobacterium seoulense genome has a window encoding:
- a CDS encoding enoyl-CoA hydratase/isomerase family protein — MELETLLYALDGHVATITLNRPDRLNAFNQHMCEDFSQVWRHVRLDDEVHAVVVRAAGERAFCTGVDTDDTLEMVSRPNLWSREDPSSYLSPKANQVWKPVICAVHGMAAGGAFYLLNEADIIISSHDATFFDPHVTYGLAAVLEPVGLAARMPLGEVLRIALMGLNERMSASRAMQMGLVSEVTEREELWPRADEIAHQIAANEPLAVQGTVKAIWDSLDVGRTDAIRNGVHYTQLANGVETVKVTRGGAGKPQWRLR; from the coding sequence ATGGAACTGGAAACGCTGCTCTACGCGTTGGATGGCCACGTTGCGACCATCACGCTCAATCGACCCGACCGGCTGAACGCCTTCAATCAGCATATGTGCGAGGATTTCTCGCAGGTCTGGCGCCATGTTCGGCTCGATGACGAGGTGCACGCCGTGGTGGTGCGAGCGGCTGGTGAGCGCGCTTTCTGCACGGGCGTAGACACGGACGACACGCTGGAGATGGTGTCCCGGCCCAATCTGTGGAGCCGCGAGGATCCCAGCAGTTATCTGTCCCCCAAGGCTAATCAGGTGTGGAAGCCGGTTATCTGCGCAGTGCACGGAATGGCGGCGGGTGGCGCGTTCTATTTGCTCAATGAGGCGGACATCATCATCAGCTCCCACGATGCGACGTTCTTCGATCCGCATGTGACTTACGGGCTTGCTGCCGTGCTCGAGCCTGTGGGGCTCGCCGCCCGGATGCCGCTGGGTGAAGTGCTGCGGATCGCGCTCATGGGCCTCAACGAGCGAATGTCGGCCAGCCGTGCCATGCAAATGGGCTTGGTATCGGAGGTCACCGAGCGTGAGGAGCTTTGGCCACGTGCCGACGAGATCGCTCACCAGATCGCGGCCAACGAGCCCCTGGCGGTGCAGGGAACGGTGAAGGCGATCTGGGACTCACTCGACGTCGGACGTACCGATGCCATCCGCAATGGTGTGCACTACACGCAGCTAGCCAACGGCGTGGAGACCGTGAAGGTGACTCGCGGTGGAGCTGGCAAGCCGCAATGGAGGTTGCGGTAG
- a CDS encoding TetR/AcrR family transcriptional regulator, with protein sequence MRGFSYTRAVTTKSRTRVPFAKSARTRARILDSAARVFSQNGYAGTRLTDIAEAAEVKQGSLYYYFDSKDTLVAEMLRVGLEKTHEHVVSAVEALGPEASATARLGAAIHAHAEAVIEAVDYTAANARILGQLPDELRKRHIRVDQRPYGKLWDGLLSDARDAGEIRDDLDLQTLRLLIMGSLNWTVEWPDRAKRSPEKVADLLISALFDGITIRDHAVQI encoded by the coding sequence ATGCGCGGTTTCTCGTATACTCGGGCGGTGACAACGAAGAGCCGGACCAGGGTGCCATTCGCGAAGTCAGCACGAACGCGGGCACGGATCCTCGATTCCGCCGCACGGGTGTTCAGCCAGAACGGATACGCCGGCACGCGCCTCACCGACATCGCGGAGGCCGCCGAGGTCAAACAAGGCAGCCTGTACTACTACTTCGACTCGAAGGACACGCTAGTCGCAGAGATGCTGCGCGTCGGACTCGAGAAGACGCACGAACACGTCGTCTCGGCCGTCGAAGCCCTGGGCCCCGAAGCCTCGGCGACCGCGCGTCTTGGCGCCGCGATTCATGCGCACGCCGAGGCCGTGATCGAGGCCGTCGACTACACGGCAGCCAATGCACGCATCCTCGGCCAGCTTCCCGACGAGCTGCGCAAGCGTCACATCCGCGTCGACCAACGGCCCTACGGCAAGCTCTGGGACGGACTCCTCAGCGACGCGCGCGACGCTGGCGAAATTCGAGACGACCTCGACCTGCAGACCCTGAGGCTCCTCATCATGGGATCGCTGAACTGGACCGTCGAATGGCCCGACCGCGCCAAGCGATCCCCTGAAAAGGTCGCCGACCTTCTCATCTCAGCACTGTTCGACGGGATCACCATCCGGGACCATGCGGTCCAGATATAG
- a CDS encoding TIGR03617 family F420-dependent LLM class oxidoreductase: MDVDLVAPNDVGALAAAKKAEAAGYRGVWMPEMKHDPFPLLAMCAQDTSTVALGTNIAVAFARNPMTTALLANDLQLYSRGRFMLGLGSQVKAHISRRFCMPWSAPADRMRDYVLAIRAIWGSWRTGERLDHEGKFYRHTLMTSFFDPGPNPHGNPPVLLAGVGPKMSRVAGEVADGFLLHSFTTERYLRSVTLPALIEGRAATGRDDLDGFQISGAVFVVTGETAAARAAADAAVRSRIAFYASTPAYLPVLQTHGWEVIGDELRAMIKADRWSQLGEVIDDEMLDAFAVVADPPDVARALTDRFGSVLSRVALAAPYDTSEGLWQPIVEELRDWRRS, encoded by the coding sequence ATGGACGTCGACCTGGTTGCTCCGAATGACGTCGGCGCCCTGGCCGCCGCGAAGAAAGCGGAAGCGGCCGGATATCGCGGAGTGTGGATGCCCGAGATGAAGCACGATCCGTTTCCGCTGCTGGCGATGTGCGCGCAGGACACAAGCACGGTTGCCCTGGGCACCAATATCGCCGTCGCGTTCGCTCGCAACCCTATGACCACAGCGCTGCTCGCGAACGACTTGCAGCTCTACTCCCGAGGTCGATTCATGCTGGGGCTGGGCTCGCAAGTGAAGGCTCATATCAGCCGCCGGTTCTGCATGCCCTGGTCAGCTCCGGCCGACCGGATGCGCGACTACGTCCTGGCCATCCGGGCGATCTGGGGGAGCTGGCGAACCGGCGAGCGACTTGACCATGAGGGGAAGTTCTACCGACATACGCTCATGACCTCGTTCTTCGATCCGGGGCCCAACCCACACGGCAATCCGCCGGTGCTTCTGGCAGGCGTTGGCCCCAAAATGTCGCGTGTTGCGGGGGAGGTCGCCGATGGCTTTCTCCTGCACAGCTTTACAACCGAGCGGTACCTCAGGTCCGTGACGTTGCCTGCGCTTATCGAGGGCCGGGCAGCCACGGGTCGAGACGATCTGGATGGTTTTCAGATCAGTGGAGCGGTGTTCGTCGTAACGGGTGAAACCGCGGCCGCTCGGGCGGCCGCCGATGCGGCGGTGCGCAGCCGCATTGCTTTCTACGCGTCCACCCCCGCGTACCTTCCCGTCCTGCAGACCCACGGCTGGGAAGTGATCGGTGATGAGCTGCGGGCCATGATCAAGGCTGATCGCTGGAGCCAATTAGGCGAGGTTATCGATGACGAGATGCTCGACGCCTTCGCCGTTGTCGCCGATCCGCCGGATGTGGCGCGGGCGTTGACGGACAGATTCGGTTCCGTTTTGAGCCGGGTTGCCCTGGCTGCGCCATATGACACCTCGGAAGGGCTCTGGCAGCCGATCGTCGAGGAGTTGCGCGACTGGCGGCGTTCATGA
- a CDS encoding SDR family NAD(P)-dependent oxidoreductase: MELAVKDARVIITGATAGMGLATAHVYAQEGARLAILARSRRRLEQVAAELRAAGSPEALVVPIDLAQAQSVHAAFRQIESCWDTANVLINTVGPGLELVAGFDELSDDDWTRALDLILLSAVRTCRAALPLLRSADWGRIVNISAHSVQRQSPRLIAYTAAKAALTSMTKNLSQTLAREGILVNTVSPGTFMTEQVSNFIEAMPREPTGPRTAEDVGALLQQVFGDALGYVGRAGRPEEIAPMIALLGSRLNSFTTGADLNVDGGSDFR; the protein is encoded by the coding sequence ATGGAACTGGCCGTAAAGGACGCGCGGGTGATCATCACCGGGGCGACCGCAGGCATGGGGCTGGCAACCGCGCACGTCTACGCGCAAGAGGGGGCACGACTAGCCATTCTGGCGCGCAGTCGCAGACGGCTCGAGCAGGTGGCGGCCGAACTTCGCGCCGCGGGTAGCCCGGAGGCGCTCGTGGTGCCCATTGATCTTGCTCAGGCGCAAAGCGTGCACGCGGCCTTCCGGCAGATCGAATCTTGTTGGGACACTGCCAATGTCCTGATCAACACCGTGGGCCCCGGCCTCGAACTCGTGGCTGGGTTCGATGAGCTGTCCGATGACGATTGGACGAGAGCGCTCGACCTGATTCTGCTCAGCGCTGTGCGGACGTGCCGCGCTGCGCTCCCGCTGCTGCGATCTGCCGACTGGGGGCGCATCGTCAACATCTCAGCGCATTCCGTGCAACGGCAATCACCCAGGCTGATCGCCTACACAGCCGCCAAAGCTGCATTGACCAGTATGACCAAGAACTTGTCCCAGACACTTGCCCGTGAGGGCATTCTGGTCAATACCGTTTCGCCGGGGACCTTCATGACCGAGCAGGTCAGCAACTTCATCGAGGCGATGCCTCGGGAGCCCACGGGGCCGCGCACTGCCGAGGATGTCGGCGCGCTTCTACAGCAGGTTTTCGGCGATGCTCTCGGATACGTCGGCCGCGCCGGGCGCCCCGAGGAGATCGCGCCGATGATCGCGCTGCTGGGCTCGCGACTCAACTCTTTCACCACAGGGGCAGATCTCAACGTGGATGGAGGTTCGGACTTTCGATGA
- a CDS encoding acetoacetate decarboxylase family protein gives MKWTPTASCRIIELSVDFDPPREGILEMSSADQGFTCHPGERYEMPIVFGPTELPQVSQWGYLRALDITFVTDPVAVRPLVPAELDLPEQPTVVISRRSFDQVDYLAGHGYEELCVGISVTHNGEEGTTRGNFWPVMWVDQIRPVTVGREFTGFAKLGADFSPIRDDSGDLSWEMSEYGTVLARGTIRNAKPVDDVALDKIAQAGSIGYAFCSRYIPPIVNSPGVDEVTRCQMRSQITSVQVGEAELELASPSWKDAPNGARAMSALASLPILQLRRAMVIEGSSSFDRSTITALPRTRSLSSATTAVAASGPAR, from the coding sequence GTGAAATGGACTCCCACCGCCTCTTGTCGCATTATCGAACTTTCGGTAGATTTTGATCCACCTAGGGAAGGAATACTCGAGATGTCGTCAGCCGATCAGGGGTTCACATGTCACCCGGGCGAGCGTTATGAGATGCCCATCGTGTTCGGGCCGACGGAGCTTCCGCAGGTATCACAGTGGGGATATCTCCGAGCGCTCGACATCACCTTCGTCACCGATCCGGTCGCGGTGCGTCCACTGGTACCGGCGGAGCTCGACCTCCCGGAGCAGCCGACGGTCGTCATCAGCAGGCGCTCATTCGACCAGGTGGACTACCTCGCAGGTCACGGCTACGAAGAGCTGTGCGTCGGTATCAGCGTGACCCACAACGGCGAGGAGGGGACGACCAGAGGGAACTTCTGGCCCGTGATGTGGGTCGACCAGATTCGGCCGGTCACCGTCGGCCGCGAGTTCACGGGTTTCGCCAAGCTGGGCGCAGACTTCAGCCCGATACGAGACGATTCCGGCGACCTATCGTGGGAAATGTCGGAGTACGGAACGGTGTTGGCGCGCGGCACAATACGCAACGCGAAGCCAGTCGACGACGTCGCGCTGGACAAGATCGCGCAGGCGGGCAGCATCGGGTACGCCTTTTGTTCTCGCTACATCCCACCTATCGTCAACAGCCCCGGTGTCGACGAGGTGACTCGTTGCCAGATGCGTTCGCAGATCACTTCCGTGCAGGTGGGTGAGGCCGAACTCGAGTTGGCCTCACCCTCGTGGAAGGATGCTCCGAACGGGGCACGCGCAATGTCAGCCTTGGCTTCTCTCCCGATACTCCAACTCCGTCGGGCCATGGTCATCGAAGGATCCTCCTCCTTCGACCGCTCGACGATCACTGCTCTGCCCCGCACGCGATCGCTGAGTAGCGCGACCACCGCTGTCGCCGCGAGCGGGCCGGCGCGTTGA
- a CDS encoding acyl-CoA dehydrogenase family protein produces the protein MDFNLSTEAAAFRQEIKDVIALTYTPDRRGEHHRTGTFACPALYQELARRGLLERTVPGLGKGDPIELWILFNELEKATVPYDALSVMLIVSAMVNRLGSEFHRERILSSLLSAKSYACLGYSEPGSGSDVASVSTRAIRDGDQWVINGSKMWTTMAHEADWILLLTRTDPTLPKHRGLTMFVLPMDTPGISVEPVWTIGSERTNATFFDDVRVGDEWVLGGVNNGWAAMGVGLSFERGVVGETNGGVALLRHFRQWAEDTGAVRDPAIRQQMAQTAMDNEVAKLLTQRSAWLAASGELPVVEGAMTKLFATTAYQKAAHWFQQRAGAAGLLRFGEAGAAADGWIEYEGRHAPLCTIRGGTTEINRNIVAERHLGLPKCV, from the coding sequence ATGGATTTCAATCTCTCCACTGAGGCGGCGGCATTCCGTCAGGAGATCAAGGACGTCATCGCCCTCACTTACACGCCAGATCGTCGCGGTGAACACCATCGCACCGGCACATTCGCCTGCCCGGCCTTGTATCAGGAGCTCGCACGGCGAGGGCTGCTCGAACGCACCGTACCGGGGCTGGGCAAGGGTGATCCGATCGAACTCTGGATCCTCTTCAACGAGCTCGAGAAGGCGACGGTGCCCTACGACGCACTTTCTGTGATGCTGATCGTTTCCGCGATGGTTAACCGGCTAGGGTCCGAGTTCCATCGAGAACGCATCCTCTCCTCGTTGCTTTCTGCGAAATCCTATGCCTGCCTTGGCTACAGCGAGCCGGGGAGCGGAAGTGACGTGGCTTCGGTGTCGACGCGCGCGATTCGCGATGGCGACCAGTGGGTGATCAACGGATCCAAGATGTGGACGACGATGGCCCACGAAGCCGATTGGATCCTGCTGCTGACGCGCACGGACCCGACTCTGCCGAAGCACCGCGGTCTCACCATGTTCGTGCTTCCCATGGACACTCCCGGCATTTCAGTGGAACCGGTGTGGACGATCGGGTCCGAGCGCACCAACGCGACGTTCTTCGACGATGTCCGCGTGGGCGATGAGTGGGTCCTCGGAGGCGTTAACAATGGTTGGGCGGCGATGGGCGTCGGGTTGTCGTTCGAACGCGGCGTCGTCGGTGAGACAAACGGCGGTGTTGCGCTGTTGCGGCATTTTCGGCAGTGGGCCGAAGACACCGGTGCGGTGCGCGACCCCGCCATACGACAGCAGATGGCCCAGACCGCTATGGACAATGAAGTCGCGAAGCTGCTGACACAGCGGTCGGCGTGGCTGGCGGCGAGCGGTGAGTTGCCCGTAGTCGAAGGTGCGATGACCAAGCTCTTTGCGACCACGGCATATCAAAAGGCTGCCCATTGGTTCCAACAGCGCGCCGGAGCGGCGGGTCTGCTTCGGTTTGGCGAGGCTGGCGCAGCCGCGGATGGTTGGATCGAGTACGAGGGCCGCCATGCACCACTTTGCACGATCCGCGGGGGCACTACCGAGATCAACCGCAACATCGTGGCGGAGCGTCATCTTGGACTTCCGAAATGCGTCTGA
- a CDS encoding SDR family NAD(P)-dependent oxidoreductase yields MRMDDSVALVTGGASGLGLAAAAALRDSGATVVIADLPSSAGRAVAADLGEDVLFAPTDVCDESTVEAALDLAQSAGDLRIVVNCAGVGISRRVLGREGAHPTADFARVIGVNLIGTFNVIRSAVARMTTTPLDAEERGVIVNTASIAAYDGQIGQVAYSASKGGVAAMTLPLARDLASHAIRVMAIAPGLFETPLLGVLPDEALGAMTRVIPHPKRFGRPSEFGQLVVHITQNPMLNGEVVRLDAGLRMPAR; encoded by the coding sequence GTGCGGATGGACGATTCCGTAGCGTTGGTCACTGGGGGCGCTTCCGGCCTGGGGCTTGCAGCCGCCGCAGCGTTGCGAGACAGTGGCGCGACAGTCGTCATCGCCGATCTGCCGTCTTCTGCGGGTCGGGCGGTTGCGGCCGACCTCGGCGAGGACGTTCTGTTTGCGCCAACGGACGTGTGCGACGAATCCACTGTCGAAGCGGCACTCGACCTTGCGCAGTCGGCCGGCGACTTGCGGATAGTCGTGAATTGCGCCGGGGTCGGTATCTCTCGTCGCGTGCTCGGCAGAGAAGGCGCGCACCCGACGGCGGATTTCGCCAGGGTGATCGGCGTCAACTTGATCGGCACGTTCAATGTCATCCGGTCCGCGGTCGCCCGGATGACGACCACCCCGCTCGACGCCGAAGAGCGGGGTGTCATCGTGAATACCGCATCGATCGCCGCCTACGACGGGCAGATTGGCCAGGTCGCCTATTCTGCCTCGAAAGGGGGCGTCGCGGCGATGACGCTGCCGTTGGCCCGCGATCTGGCGAGTCACGCCATTCGCGTGATGGCTATCGCGCCGGGACTCTTCGAAACGCCATTACTCGGCGTCCTGCCCGATGAGGCACTCGGCGCGATGACCCGAGTAATACCCCATCCCAAACGTTTCGGAAGGCCGAGCGAATTCGGCCAGCTCGTCGTGCATATCACGCAGAACCCGATGCTCAACGGTGAAGTGGTGCGGCTCGACGCGGGCCTGCGAATGCCAGCCCGCTAG
- a CDS encoding acyl-CoA dehydrogenase family protein, with protein sequence MKVSLSEDQRAVEELFSEFFAKTSEPIVVRRAEPLGFDSELWSKLCALDAPAMGVAAEKGGGGATMADLVVLGECVGRSVAPVPIIEHTVALRALPEPSAELLAGDELATIALQSATGGLDWGLIPAGAVARTVVGPCDEVTVAVSAEPPGVAPANHACMPVAFRTFDHNTASNLGDKSVWSRALSEWQILTAASLVGIAAKSLDTGVEYVKSREQFGRPIGTFQAVQHGLADLPGLIDGARLLTFKAAWAMDTSDSTAPRSTDVDDNEVNDPTSLALMAYLFATEVAAQVTDRVLHYHGGYGFANEYDIGLYYRRARGWSLVLGDPAVQYQHLADRLFGAVSTDDTSRKR encoded by the coding sequence TTGAAGGTCAGCCTCAGCGAGGATCAGCGAGCAGTCGAAGAACTGTTCTCCGAGTTCTTCGCAAAGACTTCGGAACCGATCGTCGTCCGGCGAGCGGAGCCGCTTGGCTTCGACTCCGAGCTGTGGTCGAAGCTGTGCGCTCTGGATGCGCCGGCGATGGGGGTCGCGGCGGAGAAAGGAGGCGGCGGAGCCACCATGGCCGACCTCGTGGTCTTGGGCGAATGCGTTGGGAGATCGGTAGCGCCCGTTCCCATCATCGAACACACGGTAGCCTTGCGCGCCCTGCCCGAGCCGTCCGCTGAACTGCTCGCCGGGGACGAGCTTGCGACGATCGCGCTGCAGTCTGCAACCGGCGGACTCGACTGGGGCCTCATTCCCGCCGGGGCGGTCGCCCGCACCGTCGTCGGCCCGTGTGACGAGGTCACGGTAGCCGTGTCTGCCGAGCCCCCCGGAGTGGCGCCGGCAAACCACGCGTGCATGCCCGTGGCCTTTCGGACCTTCGACCACAACACCGCATCGAACCTAGGCGACAAGTCGGTGTGGTCACGTGCGCTGTCGGAGTGGCAAATACTCACCGCCGCATCGCTGGTCGGCATCGCTGCGAAGAGCCTCGACACCGGAGTGGAGTACGTAAAGTCACGCGAGCAGTTCGGCCGGCCGATCGGCACGTTCCAAGCGGTACAACACGGATTGGCCGATTTGCCGGGGCTTATCGATGGCGCCCGGCTGCTCACTTTCAAAGCGGCGTGGGCCATGGACACTTCGGATTCCACCGCGCCGAGGTCCACCGATGTCGACGACAACGAGGTCAACGATCCGACATCGCTTGCTTTGATGGCCTATCTCTTCGCGACCGAAGTGGCGGCCCAGGTCACCGACCGTGTGCTGCACTACCACGGCGGGTACGGGTTTGCCAACGAGTACGACATCGGTTTGTACTACCGCCGAGCGCGCGGCTGGTCGCTCGTGCTCGGCGACCCCGCTGTTCAGTACCAGCACTTGGCAGACCGATTGTTCGGGGCAGTCTCTACCGATGACACGTCGAGAAAGCGGTAG
- a CDS encoding alpha/beta fold hydrolase, whose amino-acid sequence MTNTGRRPPHAALKIPAGDVTMVADAYGDPSDPPVVLLHGGGQTRHSWGSTAADLGAKNWYAITVDLRGHGDSSWSPDGYYGLDRFANDVTRVGDFLGRPPVYVGASLGGNSSLAAIGVRPDLALGLVLVDVSPFLQPAGTSRIREFMVSHAEAGFGTLEEAADAVAAYVPHRPRPRNLDGLKKNLRFRDGRWYWHWDPAFMASPNDQAVQRDQLIDPARLGAAARDLRLPTLLVRGGESDVLSVGDAVRFLELVPHAEFASVAGAHHMVAGDDNAVFENVLDDFLERRVRSRLKLFDTAR is encoded by the coding sequence ATGACCAACACCGGCCGCCGGCCACCACACGCGGCGCTGAAGATTCCGGCGGGTGACGTCACCATGGTCGCGGATGCCTATGGTGATCCGTCGGATCCGCCAGTGGTGTTGCTGCACGGTGGTGGCCAGACCAGGCATTCCTGGGGTTCGACCGCTGCCGATCTTGGCGCCAAGAACTGGTATGCCATCACGGTCGACCTGCGTGGGCATGGCGACAGCAGCTGGTCCCCGGACGGCTACTACGGGCTGGACCGGTTCGCCAACGATGTGACCCGGGTGGGCGACTTCCTCGGCCGCCCACCGGTCTATGTGGGTGCCTCGCTAGGCGGCAATTCCTCGTTGGCGGCGATCGGGGTCCGGCCCGATCTCGCGCTCGGCTTGGTCCTGGTGGATGTGTCGCCGTTCCTGCAACCAGCGGGGACGAGCCGGATCCGCGAATTCATGGTGTCGCACGCCGAGGCCGGCTTCGGCACGCTGGAGGAGGCCGCCGATGCCGTCGCGGCCTACGTTCCTCACCGACCGCGGCCGCGCAACCTCGACGGCCTGAAAAAGAACCTGCGCTTTCGGGACGGCCGGTGGTACTGGCATTGGGACCCTGCGTTTATGGCGTCGCCGAACGATCAGGCCGTGCAGCGCGATCAGCTCATTGACCCAGCCCGGCTGGGTGCGGCGGCGCGGGACCTGCGGCTGCCGACTCTGCTGGTGCGCGGCGGCGAGTCCGATGTGCTCAGCGTCGGCGACGCAGTGCGCTTCCTAGAGTTGGTGCCGCACGCCGAGTTCGCGTCGGTTGCCGGTGCGCACCACATGGTGGCCGGTGACGACAACGCGGTCTTCGAGAACGTGCTCGACGACTTCCTCGAGCGCCGGGTGCGCTCGCGGCTCAAGCTGTTCGACACTGCACGCTGA